A single window of Halodesulfovibrio sp. DNA harbors:
- a CDS encoding GGDEF domain-containing protein, producing the protein MFALRELYATFTIAAILSTCILLWLHSSKFSTNGVLYWASAMCSFSIGQLLITLRGYLPFCISFTAANNIMLLGFLLLWIGIRKFLNLSITWRIYLFGAVNIATATALLYWFTAITPSVTGRAGAVSLCALPYTIFIAHNLLTNTRQYNFTWIFGLANAFYAIVHLSHLCKLISISPLTDGHPDTWIAPYTAWAIVYLFFATVTFIMLTIEDTYKKQSAVEYNDPLTGLFNRKALRAMTLAQDASSPTEKNNLAMLALDIDCFKEINTTFGHIAGDQILQDAAAKISSVLRAEDLVFRVGGKRFLILSPSYSAEQALMLAEKIRASIAQQPYKLDSLSIPYTVSIGYTVMNTAADSMKKLLHQTNSALYTAQKHGGNRTERFIAECSMQAMKEKHTMR; encoded by the coding sequence ATGTTTGCATTACGAGAATTATACGCAACGTTTACTATCGCAGCAATTTTATCCACATGTATATTACTATGGCTTCATTCCAGTAAATTCTCTACCAATGGAGTACTATACTGGGCATCAGCGATGTGCTCGTTCAGTATCGGTCAGTTACTCATCACTCTGCGCGGCTACCTTCCATTCTGTATCTCTTTCACAGCCGCAAACAATATTATGCTACTCGGCTTTTTATTGCTTTGGATTGGAATCCGAAAATTCCTCAATCTATCAATAACATGGCGAATTTATCTATTTGGTGCGGTTAACATAGCAACCGCAACTGCATTACTTTATTGGTTCACAGCCATTACACCCAGTGTTACCGGAAGAGCCGGTGCTGTAAGCCTATGTGCCCTGCCATATACTATTTTTATTGCGCACAACCTTCTCACAAATACACGACAATACAATTTTACGTGGATATTTGGACTTGCCAATGCCTTTTATGCAATTGTCCACCTTAGCCACCTGTGCAAGTTAATTTCGATATCGCCGCTCACTGACGGACACCCAGATACGTGGATAGCACCATATACGGCTTGGGCAATTGTTTACTTATTTTTCGCAACCGTTACATTTATCATGCTAACAATTGAAGATACGTATAAAAAGCAATCTGCTGTAGAATATAACGATCCATTAACCGGATTATTCAATAGAAAAGCATTACGCGCCATGACATTGGCACAAGACGCTTCCAGCCCAACCGAAAAAAACAACTTAGCAATGCTGGCACTGGATATTGATTGTTTTAAAGAGATTAACACCACGTTCGGTCATATTGCGGGAGATCAGATTTTGCAGGACGCTGCGGCAAAGATATCTTCCGTGCTGCGTGCTGAAGACTTAGTGTTCAGAGTTGGTGGCAAGCGTTTTCTCATTCTCTCTCCAAGCTATTCCGCAGAACAAGCTTTGATGTTGGCAGAAAAAATACGGGCAAGTATTGCTCAACAGCCATACAAACTTGACAGTCTAAGCATACCGTACACCGTCAGCATTGGGTATACTGTAATGAATACGGCAGCTGACTCCATGAAAAAACTTTTGCATCAAACAAATTCTGCATTGTACACTGCTCAAAAACATGGGGGAAACAGAACAGAGCGCTTTATTGCAGAATGCTCCATGCAAGCGATGAAAGAAAAACACACGATGCGTTAG
- a CDS encoding RNA-binding protein, with amino-acid sequence MAKNIYVGNLAWSVGDDDLRDLFQEFGEVISARVIEDRETGRSRGFGFVEMEDNGALEAIDALNGSVHGGRNLKVNEARPRERRPRY; translated from the coding sequence GTGGCTAAGAACATTTATGTTGGCAACCTTGCCTGGTCTGTTGGTGATGATGATCTGCGTGATCTTTTTCAGGAATTTGGTGAAGTAATTTCAGCCCGCGTTATCGAAGATCGCGAAACCGGACGCTCCCGCGGCTTTGGTTTTGTGGAAATGGAAGATAACGGTGCGTTAGAAGCTATTGATGCTCTTAATGGTAGCGTGCATGGAGGACGTAACCTTAAGGTTAACGAAGCTCGCCCGCGCGAGCGTCGCCCTCGCTACTAA
- the panC gene encoding pantoate--beta-alanine ligase, with protein sequence MQLVTSPSELQKICLQWRCDGSTVGLVPTMGYFHEGHKNLMRIAREKADKLVVTLFVNPTQFGENEDLSTYPADHEGDAQIARNLGADILFIPDAGSMYAKDHATWVEVPQLAKGLCATSRPTHFRGVSTVVTKLLILTLPEYAVFGEKDWQQLAIIRRLVRDLHLPTNIIGGELIREKDGLAMSSRNAYLTPEERVQAAHINAGIRAGAAAFEQGEHDVEKLKAVIRAHWQRHLPLGKEDYLEFIDPDSLEPVTTITDKARCAVAVYVGKGRLLDNWPFYL encoded by the coding sequence ATGCAATTAGTTACTTCACCTTCTGAATTACAAAAAATTTGTCTCCAATGGCGCTGCGACGGCAGTACCGTTGGGCTTGTCCCGACTATGGGATACTTTCACGAAGGGCATAAAAATCTTATGCGGATTGCGCGTGAAAAAGCAGACAAACTAGTTGTCACGCTCTTCGTTAACCCGACTCAGTTCGGCGAAAATGAAGATCTTTCCACGTATCCGGCAGATCACGAAGGCGATGCTCAGATAGCACGCAACCTTGGTGCTGACATTCTATTTATCCCCGATGCAGGAAGCATGTATGCAAAAGACCATGCAACATGGGTAGAAGTGCCACAGCTGGCAAAGGGCTTGTGTGCCACCAGCCGTCCTACACATTTTAGAGGAGTATCCACCGTAGTTACTAAGCTACTTATACTTACTCTCCCAGAATATGCTGTATTCGGCGAAAAAGACTGGCAGCAGCTTGCTATCATACGCCGCCTTGTACGCGATTTACACTTGCCGACAAATATCATCGGCGGTGAGCTTATCCGTGAAAAAGACGGACTCGCGATGAGTTCGCGTAATGCATACCTCACACCAGAGGAACGAGTACAAGCTGCGCATATTAATGCAGGCATACGAGCCGGAGCTGCGGCATTTGAACAAGGTGAGCATGATGTAGAAAAACTTAAAGCCGTTATCAGAGCACATTGGCAACGACATCTACCGCTTGGCAAAGAAGATTATCTCGAATTTATTGATCCGGACTCTCTTGAACCGGTGACAACTATTACTGACAAAGCACGTTGTGCAGTAGCCGTGTATGTTGGAAAAGGAAGATTATTAGACAACTGGCCGTTCTACCTGTAA
- a CDS encoding DUF502 domain-containing protein has protein sequence MTATPKRWTRWQRLKHFLRVNLIAGFLFLAPIVVTVFILRVLLKWADNAWKWVPDFMRIPEKLGIPETGTGVLLVFIVLLCTGIFVRNYVGKRLARSIEKVILKLPGVNRFYAATNQLFISVFKSPAKEFKQVVLIEYPRPRLYALAFVTGIAVGEIQRKTKEKVLNVFVPTTPNPTSGFYLMVPQEDTIKLDLTVEDAFKILISGGILNPESPELKHKTNLTTDTSSN, from the coding sequence ATGACTGCAACGCCGAAAAGATGGACTCGTTGGCAGCGCTTAAAGCATTTTTTACGCGTTAACCTTATTGCCGGTTTTCTTTTCCTCGCGCCGATTGTTGTCACTGTCTTCATCCTGCGTGTCCTCCTGAAGTGGGCGGATAACGCTTGGAAATGGGTACCGGATTTTATGAGGATTCCTGAAAAATTAGGAATTCCAGAAACTGGAACCGGTGTCCTGCTTGTTTTTATTGTGTTGCTTTGTACCGGCATATTCGTACGCAACTATGTAGGTAAAAGACTAGCGCGTTCAATTGAAAAAGTGATTCTTAAGCTCCCGGGGGTAAACCGGTTTTACGCTGCCACGAATCAACTTTTTATCAGCGTTTTTAAAAGTCCAGCAAAAGAATTTAAACAAGTTGTTCTTATTGAATACCCACGCCCTAGGCTTTACGCTCTGGCGTTTGTTACAGGCATTGCTGTTGGCGAGATTCAACGAAAAACCAAGGAAAAGGTGCTGAACGTTTTTGTTCCGACTACACCTAACCCTACATCCGGTTTTTACTTGATGGTTCCGCAAGAGGACACTATCAAACTTGATCTTACCGTCGAAGATGCTTTTAAAATTCTCATTTCAGGCGGCATCCTTAACCCTGAGTCTCCTGAGCTGAAACACAAAACGAATTTAACCACTGATACATCATCTAATTAG
- a CDS encoding transporter substrate-binding domain-containing protein, which translates to MQLRLSTLLSTILCYAVFLLQPVPAHCGEPVLFITEHVPPLVYPEKGVLKGYSIELAKAVWDKMNIAKPNFRVQPWARSIKYFNSKTPTCLFPASLTTSRCKKYRCVAFPASYKIGILAHKKDKARFITDAQLKQSRIITARLSSTMKILIQLGFSEKNFDYGSTVHACVKKFAKGRAPLITGDVASILYNYASIGKKRSNLYVIKNIATLQQGFIFNNAVPQSYVLAFKKALTTVVNSKKGKALHRAYFSLNKPHP; encoded by the coding sequence ATGCAGCTGCGATTAAGTACGCTACTCTCAACCATACTATGCTATGCAGTTTTCCTACTACAGCCTGTCCCAGCGCATTGTGGTGAGCCTGTGCTTTTTATTACAGAGCATGTACCACCGCTTGTTTACCCTGAGAAAGGAGTGCTTAAGGGGTACAGTATTGAATTAGCAAAAGCTGTATGGGATAAAATGAATATTGCTAAACCTAATTTTCGCGTTCAGCCATGGGCACGCTCTATTAAATATTTTAATTCTAAAACGCCGACATGTCTTTTTCCAGCATCACTTACAACAAGTCGATGCAAAAAGTACCGTTGTGTCGCGTTTCCTGCATCATATAAAATTGGCATACTTGCGCATAAAAAAGATAAAGCACGGTTTATAACCGACGCTCAACTTAAGCAAAGCCGAATTATTACAGCGCGCTTATCAAGCACTATGAAAATTCTGATACAATTAGGATTTTCTGAAAAAAATTTTGACTATGGGTCTACAGTGCACGCTTGTGTAAAAAAATTTGCAAAAGGACGAGCACCGCTAATAACAGGTGATGTTGCCAGCATTTTGTATAATTACGCAAGCATCGGCAAAAAGAGATCCAATTTATATGTCATCAAAAACATAGCAACGTTGCAGCAGGGTTTTATTTTCAACAATGCTGTTCCCCAAAGCTATGTTCTTGCTTTCAAAAAAGCGTTAACCACAGTCGTTAACTCAAAAAAAGGGAAAGCTCTTCACCGCGCCTACTTCTCCCTTAACAAACCACACCCATAA
- the metK gene encoding methionine adenosyltransferase, producing the protein MINNKGKYHFTSESVTEGHPDKVADAISDAILDTIMAQDPECRVACETLVTTGMAVIAGEISTTGYADFPTVVRDTIREIGYTNSEMGFDADTCAVISSIDKQSPDIAQGVDQTSPEEQGAGDQGMMFGYACDETPTLMPAPIYWSHKLSERLTAARKNNDLDFLRPDGKTEVSFEYIDGKPTRIDTVVISSQHKDGVSQDDIVEGIREEVIKKTLPEELIDSATRIFINTTGRFVIGGPMGDCGLTGRKIIQDTYGGMGHHGGGAFSGKDPSKVDRSAAYMGRYIAKNVVAAGLAPTCEVQIAYVIGVAEPVSVLATSFGTSEIPDEVLTKAVKDVFDLRPYGISKTLDLKRPIYKKSACYGHFGRELPEFRWEATDAVEALRTAAKI; encoded by the coding sequence ATGATCAACAACAAAGGTAAATACCATTTTACCTCTGAGTCTGTTACTGAAGGTCACCCGGATAAAGTTGCAGATGCAATTTCTGATGCGATTCTTGATACTATTATGGCTCAGGACCCTGAGTGTCGTGTTGCTTGTGAAACTCTCGTTACTACAGGTATGGCTGTAATTGCCGGTGAAATCAGCACTACTGGTTATGCAGACTTCCCGACTGTAGTTCGTGATACCATCCGCGAAATCGGCTACACCAACTCTGAAATGGGCTTTGACGCTGATACTTGTGCAGTTATCTCCTCTATTGATAAACAGTCACCAGACATCGCACAGGGTGTTGACCAGACATCTCCTGAAGAACAGGGTGCTGGCGACCAGGGTATGATGTTCGGTTACGCATGTGATGAAACTCCGACTCTCATGCCAGCTCCTATCTACTGGTCACACAAACTTTCTGAGCGCCTCACTGCTGCCCGTAAAAACAACGACCTCGACTTCCTCCGCCCTGACGGTAAAACAGAAGTTTCTTTTGAGTACATCGATGGCAAACCAACCCGCATCGACACCGTTGTTATTTCTTCCCAGCACAAAGACGGCGTGTCTCAGGACGACATCGTTGAAGGCATCCGAGAAGAAGTTATCAAAAAGACTCTTCCTGAAGAGCTTATTGACAGCGCTACCCGCATCTTCATCAACACCACTGGTCGCTTTGTAATCGGCGGTCCTATGGGTGACTGCGGTCTTACTGGTCGTAAAATCATTCAGGATACATACGGCGGCATGGGTCACCACGGCGGCGGCGCATTCTCCGGTAAAGACCCTTCCAAAGTAGACCGCTCTGCTGCATACATGGGTCGCTACATTGCTAAAAACGTTGTTGCAGCTGGTCTTGCACCAACATGTGAAGTACAGATTGCATACGTTATCGGCGTGGCAGAACCTGTATCCGTACTGGCAACTTCCTTCGGCACATCCGAAATTCCTGATGAAGTTCTTACTAAAGCTGTTAAAGATGTTTTTGATCTGCGCCCTTACGGCATCAGCAAAACTCTTGATCTCAAACGTCCTATTTACAAAAAATCTGCTTGCTACGGTCACTTTGGTCGCGAGCTTCCTGAATTCCGCTGGGAAGCAACAGACGCGGTTGAAGCTCTTCGCACCGCAGCAAAAATTTAA